A single window of Salvia splendens isolate huo1 chromosome 8, SspV2, whole genome shotgun sequence DNA harbors:
- the LOC121744026 gene encoding glutelin type-D 1-like yields the protein MEIDLTPKLAKKIYGGDGGAYHSWCPSELPMLKEGNIGAAKLFLEKNGFALPRYSDSAKVAYVLQGSGVAGIILPEKEEKVLAIKKGDAIALPFGVTTWWYNKEDTELGILFLGDTKTAHKAGSFTDMFLTGPNGIFTGFSTEFVGRAWDLDEATVKTLVGSQSGKGIVKLPADAKMPEPKKDHYTGMALNCIEAPLDVDIKGGGKVVVLNTKNLPLVGEVGLGADLVMLNGGAMCSPGFSCDSALQVTYIVRGSGRVQVVGVDGKRVLETTIKAGNLFIVPRFFVVSKISDPDGMDWFSIITTPNPIFTHLAGRTSVWKALSPEVLRASFNVPTDVEEKFSSKRKAEEIFFPPPN from the exons ATGGAGATCGATTTGACACCCAAGTTGGCCAAGAAGATCTACGGCGGAGATGGTGGCGCCTACCACTCGTGGTGCCCCAGCGAGCTCCCCATGCTCAAAGAGGGCAACATCGGCGCCGCCAAGCTCTTCCTCGAGAAGAACGGCTTCGCCCTGCCCCGCTACTCCGATTCCGCCAAGGTTGCCTACGTTCTTCAAG GCAGTGGAGTGGCCGGGATCATCCTGCCAGAGAAGGAGGAGAAAGTGCTGGCGATCAAGAAGGGCGACGCCATCGCCCTCCCCTTCGGCGTGACGACGTGGTGGTACAACAAGGAGGATACCGAGCTGGGCATCCTCTTCCTCGGCGACACCAAGACCGCTCACAAGGCCGGCAGCttcacggacatgttcctcacCGGCCCCAACGGCATCTTCACCGGCTTCTCCACCGAGTTCGTGGGCCGCGCCTGGGACCTCGACGAGGCCACCGTCAAGACCCTCGTCGGCAGCCAGTCGGGCAAGGGCATCGTGAAGCTCCCTGCCGACGCCAAGATGCCGGAACCAAAGAAGGATCACTACACCGGAATGGCGCTCAACTGCATTGAGGCCCCCCTTGATGTTGACATCAAGGGTGGAGGCAAGGTCGTGGTCCTCAACACCAAGAACCTGCCCCTTGTCGGGGAGGTCGGCCTTGGAGCCGACCTCGTGATGCTCAACGGGGGAGCCATGTGCTCCCCTGGCTTCTCCTGCGACTCGGCGCTGCAGGTCACCTATATTGTTAGGGGCAGCGGCCGCGTCCAGGTCGTCGGAGTCGACGGCAAGCGCGTGCTCGAGACCACCATCAAGGCCGGCAACCTCTTCATCGTTCCTAGGTTTTTCGTCGTCTCCAAGATTTCGGACCCCGATGGCATGGACTGGTTCTCTATCATCACCACTCCAAA CCCAATTTTCACGCATCTGGCGGGAAGGACATCGGTATGGAAGGCTCTGTCGCCGGAGGTGTTGAGGGCGTCGTTTAATGTTCCGACGGATGTGGAGGAGAAGTTTAGCTCAAAGAGGAAGGCGGAAGAGATCTTTTTCCCGCCACCGAATTGA